The region TGAATCCGTCGTCGCCCAGTTGGTGGACACACCCTTGAACGGCGTGCCCACCGTGTCAGACGTCGCCGATCTTTATGACCTGAACGAGTTGAAACTCGCCCGCCTGGAGCGCATGGGCACCAAGAGCATTGATAACCTCCTCAAGGCCATCGAAGCCAGCAAACAGCAGGACGCTTGGCGGCTCGTATTCGGTCTCGGCATCCTCCACGTGGGGGCAGGCGGTGCCCGCAAATTGCTCGAGCACTTTGGCAGCATTGATGCCATCGCTAAGGCCAGCATCGAGGAATTGACCCAGTGCCCGGACATCGGGGCCATTGTCGCCCCAAGTGTGCATGGCTGGTTTAACCATGAGGATAACAAAGCTCTGCTGGAACGCCTCCGTACCGCCGGTCTCACCTTCGCCCAGCGCACCGTCGAGGCTGCCAGCGACAAGCTCAACGGCAGCACCTGGGTCATCACCGGCACCCTTAGCCAGGATCGCGAAACCATCGCAGACACCATCCGCGCCAACGGCGGCAAGGTCAGTGGCAGCGTCAGTGGCAAGACCACCTACCTCCTGGCAGGTGCCGATGCTGGCAGCAAGCTCGACAAAGCCACCAAGCTAGGCGTGAAGATCCTGAGTGAGGAAGATTTTCGGGGGATGCTTTGAAGGAATAGTGCTTACTCAACTTGAATACCCTACAATCACCTTCATCCTTCAGAAAATTGACAGAAAAGGTTCTTAAAATTACTTCATTATGTCGAACTCGAAAGCCCCGAAAACGCTGTATCACTACTGCCCTGCACAAAGCTTTATGGCAATAGCTGAAAGCGGTGTGCTAAGAATGAGTCATTCATCTGGTATGAACGATTCGCATGAACTACGGCATGTCGAACTAATTATTGAACACCTTCTGAAGGAAAAACCTGAATGGATAGCTAGTGAGTATATAAAAAACGTCTTGGAAATATTCCAAGGTCACGGAAGGGATCTTTATATGGTTTCTTTCTCAGAAGAACCAGATTCCCTTAGCCAGTGGCGAGGATATGCTGACGACGGTTCTGGATACAACATAGGATTCAATATCGAATGCCTCCCTATTCAAGGAATTCTACAACCCAACCTTGGCTCCCTTATTGAGAAATGTCTCTTTAAGATTGACTACAACCAGGGAAAAATTTCCAAACAAATTTTCAATCTTTTTGAAGAACACAAATCGGTTCCAAATGAAGAATTAATTTTCAGCTCCATTTTAGTTTCATCCATCCTAACTCAGTGGGCATTTCAACATAAAAATGCTGCCTTCAAAGAGGAACGCGAATGGAGAGCTGTTTATTGGCCCAGGTCACTTGGCTCTCAGTTATCCACACCAACAGTTATAGACCCAATGACTGCCGGGTATCGTAACTCCAAGTATGGTTTAATCCCGTTCTACGATTATACATTCAGGACCAGCACCAAAACATCGATCAGTCACGTTTTGCTTGGACCTCGGAATCCGAGCGAGCCAGCATTTGTTAAAGCCTATCTAAAAAAGACAGGGTACGGTGATGTTGAAGTCCAGAGATCGGAGGCGTCATATCGCTAAGTGAAGAAGATAATCTTACATGGATCAAAATCTATGAGAGGTTGATTCAGCACTTTCTTTGCACTTGCCTCAATTCTTGCTGGAGGTTGAGGGCACTGAGTCGTTATCTAGGACAGAGAACCCATGACCTCCACCCCTCAATCCCCCACCACCTTCGCGCCTGTTGCGCAGCAGGTGCGGCGTCGGGTGTGGTTGCGGCGCTGGCTGGGCTGGCTGGGGCGCACGGTGTGGACGGTCAGCGGTCTGCTGATCATCGTGATTGCCACCCTGCTCACGCTGGGTGGCTCAAGTGCCGCCATCTGGGGCAGCCTCTTTTTTGGCCTCTGGATTTTCGGCAGTGCCGCCCTGGCCACCTGGAGAATGCCGGGGCCATACAGCGCCCTCGCTTTTTGGGATTCCCAGACGGGCCGCCGCGAAGCTTTTGCCAGCGCGTGGTGGTTTGAGCAGCAGCAGACCCGCACCGCCACCGAAGAGGGGCATTTGCAGCAGCAGCGTGAGGTTTTGCCCCAGGCCCGAAAGAGCCTCGCCAAGGACCTGCCGCTGCCGCTTTTCAAACGCTGGCTGGAGCTTCCCCTGGTCCTGCTTCTCCTCCTCCACAGCATCCCCCTGGTGCAAAGCCGCAGCGACGAAATCCCCCTCGACCCCTCCATGCAGGCCGCTGCGAAAGCCGAGGCTGACAAGCTGGCAAAAACAGATTGGGACAAGAAAAACCTCGCCGGACTGGAAGAGAGTGAAAAGGCCGACCTGGAGAAGCTGAAGGAAAACCTGAAAGCCACCGCGGCCAGCCTGGAGAATGCCAAGGGCCAGGATGCCCGCCAGGTGATGTCCGACCTGGAGCGCCGTGCCCGCGAGGCGGAGAAACTGGCGGAACGGCTGGCCAACGACAAAGAGGCCTGGGCCTCCGACAAGCTCGTCGAAGCCCTGCGCACCCATGCCGATACCGCCGATCTGGGCGATGCCGTCGCCGCCAAAAACGCCTCCCAAGCCGCCAAGTCCGCCGATGCCTTGGCGGATCAGCTCAAGTCCCCACAATTGCCCGAAGCCGCCCGTGAACGCCTGAAGGAGACGCTGGATGACATCGAAAAGACCTCTGACAAGGAAGACCGCACGCGCACCGTGGGCCAGCATGTCCTGCAGGCAGGCGACGAGATGAACCAGGGCAAGCCCGCTGCGGCCGGCGGCGAGTTTGAAAAACTGGCTAACCAAATGCGTGACATGGCCCTGCGTGAGAAATCCCGCGAGGAACTGGAAAAGCTGGCCCAGCAGCTCCGCGATGCCGGCAGCAACATCGCCGGGCAGAATGAAGCTGGCGGCATGCAGCAGATGAATGCCGCTGCGGGCGACACCCCACAGTCAAAGTCTGGACAGACACCGCAGGTCGGCCAAACTCCCGCCGGACAGCAAGGCCAGCAACAGGCCCTGCAGCCTCCCGGCTTGGGCCAGCCCAATCAGGGCCAGTCCATGCAGCCGCAGCAAAACCCTGGCCAGCAGGGCCAAGGCCAGCCCCAGCAAATGCAGGTGGGCCAGATGGGGCAGCCTGGACAACAAGGTCAACCCGGCCAGCAGGGCGAACAAGGAACGCCCATGCTCATGGCACCGGTCCCAGGACAAAAGCCGGGCGACAAACCGCCCGACATGCTCATTCTCGGCGGCCCTCCAGGCGATCCCAGCGATGGCACCCCCAACATCACCCTCTCCATTCCCGGTGGGCGCGATCCCGGCGTGGGCAAGGCCGATCTGAAAGCCGACCCCACCGCCAAGCAGGACACGACCAACAGCACCGTCGTCAATGCCCAGCAAAACAGCGAGGGCCAGTCTAGCACCCGCGCTGTGGAAGGTGGCACGCGCCAGGAATCCACCACTCGCAACGCCATCCAGACCGCCGTCGAATTTCTCCAGGCTGAAGAAGAGGCCTTGGACGACTCCGCCCTGCCTCCCAGCCGACGCGAGCAGGTGCGCCGTTACTTCAACGAACTCCGCCGCCGTTTCGAAAAACAGCCCTAACCGCGAAGACTGCCCACTGAATCTTGTTTACCGATTTCCCTCCCCATGCCCGCCTTTCCCAAACTCTTCCAAAACCTCAAGACCGAGCTGCAAAAGTCCATCGTCGGTTACGATGCCCTGCTGACCGATGTCCTCGTGGCCATCTTCTCCGGCGGCCACGTCCTGCTCGAGGGCGTGCCTGGCCTGGGCAAGACCTTCCTCGTCCGCACCCTATCCCAGGTCATCGGCCTGGAGCCCGGACGTGTGCAATGCACGCCCGACCTCATGCCAGCGGATATCCTGGGCACCCACATCGTCAATGAAAACGACCAGGGCCGCCGCATGATGTTTTTTGAAAAAGGCCCCGTCTTCAAGAACCTGCTGCTGGTGGATGAAATCAACCGCGCCACCCCCAAAACCCAGGCCGCCCTCCTGGAAGTCATGCAGGAACGCTGCGTCACCACTGGTGGCGAGCGCCACATGCTGCCGGAGCCTTTCTTTGTCCTCGCCACCCAGAACCCCATGGAGATGGAAGGCACCTACCCCCTGCCTGAGGCGCAGCTCGACCGTTTCATGTTTAAGATCAAGGTCCCCTTCCCCGATCTCGATTCCCTGGTGGAAATCTCCCGCCGCACCACCGGCTTCACCGAGCCCACGCTGAAATCCATCCTCACCGGCACCGACCTCATGAAAATGCAGCGCGAGCTGGCCGAGATGCCCGTGGCCGAGCCCGTGGCCCGCTACGCCTCCCAGCTCATCCTCGGCACCCACCCGGAGACTCCCGGCGTGCTGCCGGAGATCCAGCGTTTTGTCTCCTACGGAGCCAGCCCCCGTGGCCTGCAGAGCCTCATCAAAGGCGCCCGTGTCTGGGCCGCCCTGCATGGCAGCACCGCCGTCTCTACCGACGACATCCGCGCCATCGCCCACGTCTCCCTCCGCCACCGTATCATCCTGAATTTCGAAGGCGAAGC is a window of Prosthecobacter algae DNA encoding:
- a CDS encoding MoxR family ATPase, translated to MPAFPKLFQNLKTELQKSIVGYDALLTDVLVAIFSGGHVLLEGVPGLGKTFLVRTLSQVIGLEPGRVQCTPDLMPADILGTHIVNENDQGRRMMFFEKGPVFKNLLLVDEINRATPKTQAALLEVMQERCVTTGGERHMLPEPFFVLATQNPMEMEGTYPLPEAQLDRFMFKIKVPFPDLDSLVEISRRTTGFTEPTLKSILTGTDLMKMQRELAEMPVAEPVARYASQLILGTHPETPGVLPEIQRFVSYGASPRGLQSLIKGARVWAALHGSTAVSTDDIRAIAHVSLRHRIILNFEGEAQQIKVDDIITKVLDQVKTPAQKAE
- a CDS encoding DUF2971 domain-containing protein is translated as MSNSKAPKTLYHYCPAQSFMAIAESGVLRMSHSSGMNDSHELRHVELIIEHLLKEKPEWIASEYIKNVLEIFQGHGRDLYMVSFSEEPDSLSQWRGYADDGSGYNIGFNIECLPIQGILQPNLGSLIEKCLFKIDYNQGKISKQIFNLFEEHKSVPNEELIFSSILVSSILTQWAFQHKNAAFKEEREWRAVYWPRSLGSQLSTPTVIDPMTAGYRNSKYGLIPFYDYTFRTSTKTSISHVLLGPRNPSEPAFVKAYLKKTGYGDVEVQRSEASYR